Genomic window (Falco cherrug isolate bFalChe1 chromosome 4, bFalChe1.pri, whole genome shotgun sequence):
gtcaaggCAACGTCGGCACGTCCACCGCcacagctggaaagcagagggCAGGTTTCACCGACCCCGTTTCCATCCTCCCGGTGAGGCGGGCGGCTCTCGAGCCCTTGCTGGTACCCAGCAGCAAGGTGCTCTCTCCCCAGACCCCCAGTGAAGCCCAGCTTGCAGTGCCAAGCTCGGCCCTTGGAGCCAATGGTGGCCCTTGGTGGCTGGGGACATCCCTGGGGGGCACACAGGGGCTGTCCCACTTCCCCACACCAGGATTTGGGGTAGCCCATGTGATTTTTAAGAGAGCTGGCAGCAAACCTGGCAGGTGACAGTAGGGGCTGGGGCATGTAGTGGGGGAGGCAGGGCTCAGGGTCCCCCCAGCTCCCATCCTAAACAAGGATGGGGCTGAGTCAGGGCTGTAACAGCTCCCTCTGAGGGGTAAAAACTTGGGGGGATTGGTCAAAAAGGGGATGCAAACATCACCCAAAGGCAGAATGAACTTTTTCCAGGGCCAGGCTGAGCTTAGGACTTGTGGAACCTTCCACCACCCCTGGCTGGCTCCCCGCAGGGTCAAACCCATGTCGGCAAAGCCCACCCTGCGGTGGGGGGTCCTGCCTGCAACCCTGAGGGGGTGCAGGATGATCACTCCAGGCCTGGTGCAGAGGGGCCATGCACACCAAgagcaggacaggggagaaaaatctGGGAGCTaggggagcagggaaagaaGCGTTTTCTCTTTTCGAACAGGAATCCCCAATGCCAGCCCCTTCCCTTTGCATAGAGCAGCTTGCAGGCAAGCATGTCCTTCAGTCACCCAGGGGACACCAAAAGCAGCGTCTGTgaccctggggtgggggggggacaGGAGCAAGGCTGGGCTCATTGCCCTGCTGCTCCCGTCCTccgccagcagcagcccctgggctTGCACAAGGacatggggaaaagaaacaccGACAGCCCTGACCCTCCCATCACTCTGCCCCCAAGTGCAACAAGCCATCCTGAtgtttaaaaaaggaatgaaataggagagaaaaaaaaaaaggaaaaaaaaaaaaaggctgagagggagggaaagatcCCCAGGTCAGTGGAGAGGAAGCCGGCAAGTGCCGCGGGGATGCTGTCCGTTCACCGCCCGGTCCTGCGGCATCTAACTGTCCTCGCCGTTCTCTCCCGGCCCCTTGATCAGCCGCTTCTGTCCTCGCTTCCCCACGGGCCCCTTGGGCTTGGCGAAGGCCTGCTTAAAGGCATGCTGCTTGGGGTGCACCTCCTCGTAGAGGAACTCTGCCGTCAGCTCGGCTCCATCGTCAATCTCTATCTGCACCCAGGAGTGGCAAGTGGGGGTTAGCAGCTCCCTGGGGTCTTAACACCCACTTCTGGGGCACCCAACTCCCCCCCTGAGCCTAGCAGTGGGGCTGGACCAAGGCTGCAGCACAGTCCCTTGCAGATGCTCAGCATGggtctctgctccagcagctctgggtgggCTCACACTTACCTTCTTGGCTATCTCCAGGCAAAATTCCTGCTCCACAGTGTCCAGCAACCGGCTCTTGCAGCTGGAGTAGAGCATGCGCTCCTTGATGCTGCATTTGTACCCAGGCATGGAGTAGATAAAGACTGCAAGAAGAGAGCAGGGCTTGCAGTGCTGCCCAGGCTCATGGCCAGGGAGCACCAGGCAGCTGCATCCCACCCTGATCACGGCTTCTCCAGCCCCGAGACTCCCAGTTTACTCAGCGACAGAAGGTGAGCCATCCCACCCCTCCCCAAATCTCTCCTGGCACCCCTGTAACGCAATGCCACCGAACTACCCGCACCAGTCCTCAGTGGCAGCACCCAGAGAGCCCTGCACCACACGTGGCAGGTTTTCCTGGCACCAAAGTGCTTTCCAGCACGCACAGTGGGAGGATGGCAAGTGGGAACCGACTCAAGGTCCCCTGCTGCACCGTCCCTATCCCTATCCCTGCTTGCTCCCCATGTGAGGGATGGTCCAGTGGGAGCAGGGACCAGCACAGGCTCTAaccagccatccccagggctgagccacTCACCGACAGACTCCAGGTAGTCTCCCTCATGTGAGTGCTTGTACAGGAAGAAATGGTAGCGAGCCGAGTCCTGGGGGATCCTCTTGGGCAGGTCGGCGATCTCTGTGGGGCTCGTGTGCACCAGGTCAATGGTCTCCCGCTCCAGATCCAGCTTCTGATGGACAGAGGGGATGGGGGAGTGGGTGGGAGTGAAAGCCAGCAGCAagaggcagggggagcagggtgtGGAGGAGACAGGTGAGGGACCTACCAGCTGGATgtagttgattttcttctgcttgagCGCCTGGATGGCTTGCTGAGCATCCAGCTGCAGGGGGAAGGCCAGGCCCTGCAGGGTCTGATGCTTGCTCTCCACACTGATCTCTGTCTTCACCTGGGGATGGAGACCACCTCGAGAGTCAGGGCAGAGGGTGGCAAAGGGTGGGGAAgagtgagaaaggaaaaccagctgaTGCAGTGGCAAAAGGCTTCTCATCCAAGGAGCTGCCTGACACCTGGCTCGCAGGGACCAGAGCATTAAACCACTGAAAGTCAGCCAGGCTCAGAGCGGTGGTGCTTGTCACCATACCACTGCCCCAGGAGATCACCCTGACCCAGCCATGCACACCCCCCTCCACTTCACTCCCAGCAAAGACCACCTCAAAACCAGTGTTCCCCAGCAAGTCTCTGGCAGGGACACTGTGACAACGCTGGTGCCTATCTGTCTCTGATCATCTCCAACCGCAACCTGTGGTTGCTGGGGGAGCCCTGAAATCACAGCATGCACTTGCACGGGTCCCCACTGGTGGGGAGGTCAAGCCCCTCCTTGAGGGGTTTAACTGCAGCAGACAGGCATTCCCTCCGACCTTGAGCTGGGGAATTGGAGATCCACAGCTCTGAAAGATCCCGGCCGCTGTTTTCCCCACAACCCCTGCAAGGCAGAGGCTGCCGCCCATACCCCAAGCAAACCCCCAAGTCCAGGAGACTGAACCCCAGTTcaaagagggaagaggaagcgATTGAGGAGATGTGGCATCACCCCAGGTGCCTCCATCCAACTGCAACAGGGGGTCCCTGACGGGACTGGAGGCTGCtgtgagccagcagctgagaAGGGGGGCAGGACGCGGCAGGCGCGGCATACCTCCTCGGGGCCGGGGTACTCTACCAGCGATgggcagcagcaacagccccCCACCATCTGCCACAGAATACAGGGAGACGGCGTCACCCCGACAGCGGAGGAGCCCATCCCACCTCCAGACCCCTCCCAGGTAAACAGTCCAGCAATGCTAACCCGGGTGCTCGCTCAGCAGTGAGCATAGGTCCCTTTGGGATCAGTTTGGGGGACTGTGGATAAAACAGgccaacctttttttttttttttttccttcttcttttccctccccctgatagagaaaaggaagaaaaatcaaggcATGCCAAGAGAAACGCAGGACTTCTGGCTCACATCTCAAAaccagctcagcagcaccaAAACAGATCTCGTTACGAGGCTGCCCTTCATTACAGCAGCCCTGTGTGGTACCCACACCCCAGAGAGATGATGGGCCTGGGTGCCCAGAGCAGAGCATGCACAAAAAGAccaccaggagaaggaaaaaccGGGCATCAAGCGGGCAGAGCAGCCTACCATCTCGGTGCTCGAGTCCTGGGAACAGGAATCCTGCGAGCGTGGGGAGAGGAGATACACTGTCAACAGCACCctgtgcagggacagggggATCTCGTGTGAAACGAGAAGGGGTGGGGGACACACGGACACGCCAGGAGGATGGAGGCGTACCATCTCTCTGCTGGAAGCCAGGGAAGGCAGGTCCTGACGTTGtaagcagggagagcagcaaaaaaaaatgacatgggAGACATCAGCactggggaggagcaggagggagagcccgtgccctggcagccctgcaTCCAGCATCCCCACTGATGCCCTTGCACAGAGCCTGTTCTGGCCCCatctcctgccagctccccagccagggTAGCCCCAACCCAAGGTCTGGGGGAGCTCCAGCAGTAGATTTTAGGCTATCCTCCCCCAAATATCATATAATAAAAgtttggggaggaaaaatggCCAAGCTTCTACCCCTGCCAAGCATCCTGGAGGATGAACAGGGCGTGAAAACACAGCTCTCAGGAAATAATTGCTCAAGGGTCAtctggtgctgggtgggaagAGGTCCAGCTCAGCTCCAAGCTCTGCTGTCCTACCATTCCCCCAGGTGCCATGGCACCAGCCAGCGCCTGAGAGTAAGCACGCAGAGATTCAGAGGATGCATACACGCTTGCCTGGTCCTACCCTGTGGAGAGGTGCAGCGTGACATTTGCATCACCAACACCTCCAGATCCTCATCTTTCTCCTCCACAAAAGCAAGGAGCCTGGGAGGGTTATAGTGGGACTGGAGACACCTCAAGCTGTGACACAAAGCAGGCTGAAGTCCAAAAATCCCAAGAGGTGGAAAGTTGTCCTAGCAATATCAGCTTCCCCCATATACCTCTGTATTTTCCActcctcctcttttccaaaACCTGGTCGCTGAAACGctccccagggcacagcccGGGTGTCGTGCATAGGATGGCTGAGCATGTGCTGCATCCTGTCACCCCGGCCTTGCCAGCGGGGTTATTTTATCTCCTTTCTTTTAGGTTAGGTGTTTTTTCCCAGCTCTTTCCTCATCACTGGCATGGTACTGACCTTGGCATTTCTCTGTCTTACAGTGACACCTTTGTGGGGGGCGGTTCGGGCAAAGCCTCTGTTCTACCCGCCCACCAACACTGTGGGACAGCTACAAATGACAACTCCTTACATGCCGCAATGGCACAGCCACCTTCGGTTCCTCTTCATTCTTGTGCCTCATCCCCCAGATCCAAagctcccttcctctcccccacAGCCCCATCGGTAATATGCCTGGCTCACCTCCATCCTTCTGAGCCTATGATGCTTCTAGAAAGACTTACCACTCATGGGTGTTAAGCTAGCTCAATGACAAATTCAAAGCCACTTCTTAGCCCACGGTCTGCTGAAAACTTCCAGCTCAGTAAAGCTGGAAGATGTGTTCCcagctatttaaaagaaataatatataaagCAGACGGCAATTTTTTGTGAGCTCCCACCCAGCTATCAAGAAGGAGGAGAGCTCATGACATTGCTTCTGTCCGTGCAATCCTCAAACCACATGGGAAGCTTGACTCATGCAGCCTAAAACCTGCTTTACCAAAGGCTGGGCACCCTCCCGGGGGACCCTTCCCGTCTGGGTGTAAAAGGCCACTCTGCCAGCCCTGAAGCTGTTCCCATGCAGccactgcctccctgctcctgctgtgctgccgcccttcccctcccaccccttcTCCACACTCCTTCCGTGGTCAAGGAGGATCCCAGGGAGCTTCTGCCAGCCCAGAAATACAGCCACCTTCGGGATGAAAACTGCAAACTTGTTCAGCACCTCAGAGGGTTGTGCTTCAACAGCACTATAGGGGATCGCTGCAccacccacagcagctccaggcaagGGGCACAGCAAAGCACTTATGAGCCgatggcttttaaaaaacaatgtcCCTTGTGTTGATTCCAAAATCCTAATGGATCGTTTGAAGCCAGGGGGACACGCTGGGTCCTGACCTGCTAGCAGGGGCACAGGCAGATACGCAGAAGCGCTGAGGTCAGGGCTTGCCCAGGGGCTGCTTCCCAGGTCACTGCCAGCCCTGACCGCTCACTCCCACACCCTGGACCAGCTCCCCCAAAAGAAACTGCAACATCCACGTGTGTGCAAGGACCCCACAAGCCTGCAGGCAACGTGCAGGGCTGGAGGCGTCACCGTACCCCGCAGGGTGCTGCTACAGGTTGAGAGCTGCTCCCACATAGCTCCTCCTGGTGAAAGCCCTCTGCTTTGCATGGCTCCAGAAACTTGCTCGAAGCTACATTTACCGTGGAGTCATGAGTTTCCCCACCCCAGGGAGGTGAGTATGGCACTGAGCACCCAAGTCATAGCTCCCACTCCTCCTGCTCCACACGCATGGCCGAACGGGCACATGTCCTGCACCAATACGGAGACCCTTCAGCACACCCAGTGCTCGGCTGCTTCCTACCTTTAAATCCACAGGCAAAAATATATCCATTTTCCTCATTTCCAAATGCCACCAACCACTCCCTGTGGCCTGGGCTGACACAGGGGACAGCACACCTTTGAAATCACCCCCAACCAAGCCAAACGGCAGCAGCACCCTCACCTGGGAGCTGCGCCTTGCCAAGGCGAGGGTGGGAAGCAGAACATGGTAGATCAACTGGAAAACAAGCACCACGAGCACCCCTTACCTGGGCCATGTGACCCTGCAAGACACAGCCAAACCCCCACCCAAAACTACTTAATCCTGCAGCAGTGGCCAGCCAAAGTGATGGCCAGATGCCCAAAGGTGCCAAACAAGCTGCAGAGCCACCATCAGCATCTCTCTTTTCCAAGCAAGGACATCACCTTGAACCCTCTAGCACAAATCCTGCACAGCCCCCtccaggctgggagctgggataACTAAGCTGAGACCTGCATGGTGGAGGCCACCCCCCGGTGGCATCTCCCAAAAGCTTCTCAGCTCCACCACCCCTAGACCTGCTTTGGCAGGCAAAAACCTCCTGCCTTGTCTTTGCCATTAATTAACACCACGAGGCTGATTGGCTTCCCATCTCCCAGGCTTGTCCTGATTCACCTGtgagccccacagccccagcacaggcaggagagaGCGTGATGTTCCTCCAGAGAAGAAGGCTTTCCACTGCATCCAAGCAgaatccccccaccccaacaaaGTACTGCGTCCAGGTGGTCTTCCTACCCAGCAAGCCagtccccttccctgcctcagtGTTGGACCGCACCACAGAGGTTGGCACGAGTGCCGTGAGATGCTGGTGGGATGATGGTGTTACAGCCTTGTCTGCCCCCAAGCCTACCCTGTACCACTGCGGTATCTTTTTCTAGCACACAAGCCCCCAAATTTAGGTTAAGATCTGTATTTCTTGGGACAGCATCCCTCAAATTTCTAGCCATAGAGGAAGAGTATGGGAGAGGacgctgctgcagcccacagatAAGCCTGAATTCTTCCTGCCTCCACCACGACTTCAAACTCAGCTCTGGCTCCTGCCTCAACACCTAGAGATTAGAGATGGCTGCCTGCTTTCAGCCTCAAACCACCTTCTCAGCAAGCAAAACGGAGCCCCAAGCTCTTGTCCTATTAAGAGGAAAAACCATAATGGTCTGTAAATTCCTCTTTATGCCACCAATTTGACCGTGAGGATGCTCAGTCCACCTCAGCAGGGGCAGGAACAGGTTCAACTGCAGAGGTACAAGAGAGTGCGGTAAAAATGAGCCATCCCTTTTAGCTTGATGCTCGGATGGTTGCTCCCTGCATCCCACACCCCTGCACGCCCTGAGGGTCTCAAGTGTCTTCTCCCTGGGCCGCTGGACACCCACCTCATTGATGCGGATCTGCTGGAGCTCCTGCTCGGCTGCTGtcagcggggccggggcggagcAGGAAGACACATGCTTTTGGTAGCCGCTCAGGGACACGTCCTCCTGCAGGCAGACGGACAGGGAACAGGGACAGGGAAGCATCAGGGGTGTTattgctgcagggctggatgcACTCCCAGGCTTGAGGCTGtgtttgagcaacctggtcaGTCTGGGCTCTCTCCTTACCAGGAGGATCAACTCCAAGCGGTACCCTTGGATGCCTCTCTGCAAATCCCACGCTTGATTTTAAACTGTGCCCATGCCTACTCAGACCACCCTGCCCCTCCCCGGCCACCCACGGCTACAGCGTGCGGCTCCTCTGGCTCATTAACAGCTGGTGAGCACGAAAGCGAGGGGGAATGGCAGAGACCATGGCCTGGGAACAGCAGAGAGGGGCCCCGGAGCAGAGGGCAGCGCTGAGGATGCTCCTTGGCTGCCATCAGCACCCAAAGTCCCAGCACAGAGCTACCGCCTGGCAGGCCctggctgtgcagctcctgTGAAACACCcatgaagaggaggagaagccTCCTGCCGAGGCAGCCGGCGAACCCTGGTGCTGGAGTGACACTGCCACCGCCTGGCGCTTCATTTCCCACTCGGTGTGGAAATCCAGATCTCCTCGGAGCCTTCCTCCTACCTCTTTCATGGTCTCCATCACCGACCGCAGCCATGTGGGCAGGAGAAAgtggcagcagccacccagcagcCTAAAGCAGCACGAGGGACAAACCTCTGCGCTGTCCCCGCTGCCAAATGCCAGCATCCCACATCCCACCCGGGAGCCCAGGGTCGGCTGCCCAAGCTTAGGGTTGGTCCCAAAAGGCTGCCCAGGAACCACCACCCTACCTTCACTGTTCCAAACATCTCGTCCTTTATGTGCCCCCCACCAAACTCCTTCTTCACCGTCGCTCTGGTGGCAGCATACAGCATCTTCAGCCGGACCTGCACAAGGAGGGGGGTGGCAAGCGTGGTAAGAGGGGAGCACGGGGGGACCAGAGAGCCACACCTCCCCACAAAACTGCCCGATGCTCACGGCCACAATCCCACCACCGGCTCTGCTAAACCTCAGCCCTTGCTGGGAGCAACCACCTCGTTTCTAGCTCAGGCTGATTCCTAGCCACAGTATCTCCAGTAGGGAGCAGCCAGGAAAACCCATCAATGCTATTTCCAGGACTGCTGGTGCACGGCACAGCCCCGCCAAGCTCGGCACGCaatctgccattttttttctgtgccttgcTTATTCCTGAGCTCCAGCACATCATTTCTCGCCCACACCTGGGTAAGAGGGAGGCACAAATACTGGCGGAGTGACctaaaagcagcttttgcctttcagcaCTTCTTTTGCATCGTTCTGCAAGATGTAGGGACAAGCTTTGGCAAGTGCTCCCAGCTCTTTTGCAATAAGACCCTCTGCAGTTTGTTGAGAGATATATATTATAAAGTATTgtaaatatacacacatgtatatgtatatgtacatgtacacacatatttaaattctatatattatattaatgcctacaaataccttaaggacaagtgtcaggaggacagggccaggctcttttcagtgctgcccagcagaaggacaaggggcaacgggcacaagcTGCAACACAAGGAGTTCCTTCTGAACACGatggaagaacttctttactttgaggatGTCACAgaccggcacaggctgcccagggaggctgcggGGTCTCCTcttctggagacattcaaaccccgCCTGGCCGTGACCCTGAGCGGCCggctcctgggggagctgctttagcagggccTTGGGCTgggtggtctccagaggtccctgccagcccggACCAGTCTCCGattatattattttatgataactatatatatgtgtgtgaatatatatgtgtgtatatataataatatatgtTAGGTGTATCTCAACAAACTGCAGCAGgtcttttttatatatgtgtgttatAAtatataacaacaacaacatatAATTGTTATATATATGATGgttttatagatatatataacAAGTGCATATATTAACATGGCAGTAAATCTACATAGCATATagattatataaaatatataacaaATATCTAGGTGcatatgtgtgcacacacatatacaggTATATGTGACAAGTGCATGCATTAACACGGCAGTAAATCCTGGGCCCACTGACAGCCCGTTATGGCGAGACACTCAACCCGCTGGCACGTCCCAGACCACACCGCTGACACCCTCCAGAGCAGCCTCCCACGCAGCCGGTGCCTCCGCGCCCGCTCTCCGGCACCATCTCCAAGCCCACGAGCCAGCCTGGCGGGTGCCAACGCCAGCCCGGCCGCACACGGCTCCCAGGGAGCCACCCTGCCGGGCCCTTTGCAGGGCTGGTTTCGGAGCCAGGCCCGGAGCCGGGCCAGCAGCCACCCCGCGTCAGCCCTTGGGTGGAACCGGGCCAGGCTGGACGCACGGCCAGGTGAGTCTGTGCCAGCGCCAGCTCTTCCCAGTGATGCTTTTGGCCAGAGCCATAGTGGGGCATCTCCATCCTGGCTCCGTGGTCCATACCGCTCCTCCCTCTACATCCCAGTCCCTCCACGTCCCCACACAGTGCCACAAAGGGGACCGAGACACATTCCCAGGATATCTTACTGTGTCTTAAAAGATGCCCTCATCCCCAAAGCAGTCTCCGCTTCTTCTTCACCCAGGCATGGTGATGGAGGGTGTGAATGCTCCTCAGCCCCAGCGCAAAGTCAGCTGGGCCAGCACCTCCGTtaccccccacctccccagcacatCCATGCCCCCAGGCTGGGGTGTCACAGTCTGACTGTGCAGTGCTCACCGGGGAACTGTCAGGGGACCAGGAGATGAAGAGCCACTCGTAGCCCTGGGCGTTCTGGCTGTCCAGGCGGTACAGCACgtagcagggctgctgctcatCCAGCAAGGGCAGCACGAAGGCATCGTAGTCAGCATCCCAGCGCCGCAACAGCTCTTTGTGCGCTCCCAGCACAAGCTGTTCTGGAAGGAGAAGATGGAAAAGGTGGGTTTCATGAAGGCAAGGCTCACCTTGCGGGACCACATGGTGGCTTGTCTAAGGGCTCGCTACAGCTCCAGCACTGACAATGGTGCCATcctgcagaaaaacaaatgacagTCTCAAGCCACATGCAGGGGTGTACACCCCCAGTGGTGACCCCTCAGGAGATGCCAtcagggctgtggctgctgtggaGAGGCTGGTCTTCTGCCAGCATCCCACTGCCTCCAGTCAACCATCTCCTCCCTGGTGACCACCCATAACGTCCTTCTGCTCCACTCCCTCCAGCCACCTAGTCCTCAGCTATGCCACCTTACAGGGGAACATGAGatctcctccatcccacctgGACAAGCTCTAGGGGCACTGGAAACCTCACCAGGGACATGAGGAACCACCTAGACTTGGGGTGCTGAGGAAAATAAAGGTCCCACAGCAAAAGCCAGGATGATGAGCCAAAGCTGCTCTCATTGGATTCCCTGTAACCTCAGAGGGGTCCAAATCAGAGCTGATACTTGAAGCCTGTGTCCATGGGGAGTGGGGATGTCCCAGAGACCCCAGCCTGGGAAGGGACCATGCTGCCAGGAGAGCCCCAACCTCTGGAAGCAACCTACATATATCACACACGTGGTACCTCTCAGGTATCTGGAGggtattttttccagctgctgcgCAAGTGGTGGTGGGACTGGGAGCCCTGCAAGCCAGGCAGTGCTCAGCTGGGATTTAAACAGTGGTGCAAGCATCCTATGAAGAGGAACCCCCACAATGAGGGTCAAACCAAGCTTTGGGATGGCTGgatggaaaagcaaaggctCTGGAGACACTCAGCATAGGCTGCTGGAGAATGGcctgtatttttattccatttttagATGCAGAAAGGTCGGGGGGGTGGAAAGATGTTTGGATTCAGAACAAGACGTAGGAAAATCCAGAGGTGCCAAAACAAAGCTAACTGAGGCATTGGCCACTTGGCACTGGagggggtgctcagcctggcacGCACCCTGCCTGGACCTCTGCCCACTGGGAGCCAGGGAGCCTCCTGGCTGGGGCACAGCCCTCTCCCTCCCAACCCATCCAGCTCAGCAGTTCTGAATCCCATGGCAGGAAagcttttaaggaaaacagTTGAGGAATAAAGGGTCTGGGATGAATTACTCCCACTCCCCTCTTCCACCCAAGCAGGGCATTTGTCCACTGTCAGCAGtgcagcccttccctgcccagtgctgccccACCACAGCGTCTGCCATCACACACCGAACCCGTAATTATTTGCACGAGGGGCACATGCTACTGGTACAGTAACAAGGACAGCAGAGAAGAAGGTGCTGAAAATACTTCACCTTCAGCAAAGCTTCCCGTTTTGAGAAAGGCAAGTGCAAAAGCCTCAATGTACCcctaaaataaacataaagcCCTGCAAATGGATGTGTGCATCGCAAAAACCTGGGATCCTGAAGAGACTGCATGGAATTCTGCCTGGTCAGACCCACTGGCAGTTCATGGGTGTCTCTGTCTGCCAAGCATCCCGACACCTCACGCACACACCACGAGGTTGGTGCTGAGTCACTCCAGGCTATTCCGGGCTGCCTCCCGATGGGCTCTTTGCAGTTCAGCTCAACCCGTTCAGGGCCaacttttcttccccaggaagCATCAGGAAAGGGAAACGTGGAACAGCCACCCTTCAGCAAAGCATCACCATCAGCACCAGCTATATTTCAGGATCCTTTTCTGCAGGGcgctgctgctggaaaaagtGCAGCTGGGAGCACTTCTGGCCCCTGAGGTGCCACCAGCTCgcagctggcaggcaggctgctgtgctccaAAATGCCCGTACaaggcagccctggctgcagctctggcaggtgccATGGGGGAACAGCACAGGAGCCGTGAGTCTGCAAACCTCAGCGCACAACATCACCTACCTGCGAAGAAACACACCCAACAGGGAAGTCTGCGAAGCCTACCATGTCCAGAAACCCTCTGACAGTGGCAAGTAGAGCAACATATAAAAACCTGTTGGACCACAAGCTGCCCTCCCACCAGGAAACCACTGCCCAGCCTTGGTGCGCAACCTGCTCCCCcccactcctcctccatccaaccgTGGCTTTTCCCAGTAGGCCACCAAAGGCAACACCAGCTCAGAGAGCTCCCAAAGGGTTGCTCAGCCAtagctgctgtcctggggatgcCCAGACACAGAGCATCTGCCATAAGGCTCCTTGCAccatcttcctctccctccacccACCGCTGCCTGCTCCAAAATGCCCCAAGACAAATGCCCCATAGGGCAGAAGGTCCTCTACAAGCCATCAAGCAGAGCTGGAGGCCCTGCTTCCGCATCCCCTGTGTGGGCAGGGCAGCTGGCATGTcccccccagccagctcagGATACATCCCTTCCAGGGTCAGCATGCTTGAGTCCGTCTGTCCAGCTGTGACATCTGCCTGGCCACTCATTACTGCCCAAAGGTCCTtctctggtgggcagcagcaggctgatgTTCCCTGTGTTACAGAAGAGTGGTAGCCCAGAGAGGCCAAGCACCTTGTCCCAAGTCACACGGGCACACAGACAGGAGGTGCCTGAGCCTGCTGGTGGGACCACCACCACCGTGCCCTCAGCAGACCAAGCCCTTTGGCACAGAGGTGCTCTCAGCTCTCCTCCTTCCATCTGCCTACCCACGGACGCCTCAGGCTCTGCCACATCTCAGAGGCCTCTGCAGGCACCCAAGCTCCTCCAGAGCCGCCTGCCCATGGCTACTCCAGGCGAGGGAaaaggagctggcagggtgggAGAGCTGGACTGTGAAGCACAAGTCGTCAAGCAAGGTCGGTCCatga
Coding sequences:
- the TWF2 gene encoding twinfilin-2 isoform X2 → MTHQTGIHATTELRDFFAKARNGSVRLIKVIIEDEQLVLGAHKELLRRWDADYDAFVLPLLDEQQPCYVLYRLDSQNAQGYEWLFISWSPDSSPVRLKMLYAATRATVKKEFGGGHIKDEMFGTVKEDVSLSGYQKHVSSCSAPAPLTAAEQELQQIRINEGHMAQDLPSLASSREMVRLHPPGVSVCPPPLLVSHEIPLSLHRVLLTVYLLSPRSQDSCSQDSSTEMVKTEISVESKHQTLQGLAFPLQLDAQQAIQALKQKKINYIQLKLDLERETIDLVHTSPTEIADLPKRIPQDSARYHFFLYKHSHEGDYLESVVFIYSMPGYKCSIKERMLYSSCKSRLLDTVEQEFCLEIAKKIEIDDGAELTAEFLYEEVHPKQHAFKQAFAKPKGPVGKRGQKRLIKGPGENGEDS
- the TWF2 gene encoding twinfilin-2 isoform X1, with the protein product MTHQTGIHATTELRDFFAKARNGSVRLIKVIIEDEQLVLGAHKELLRRWDADYDAFVLPLLDEQQPCYVLYRLDSQNAQGYEWLFISWSPDSSPVRLKMLYAATRATVKKEFGGGHIKDEMFGTVKEDVSLSGYQKHVSSCSAPAPLTAAEQELQQIRINEVKTEISVESKHQTLQGLAFPLQLDAQQAIQALKQKKINYIQLKLDLERETIDLVHTSPTEIADLPKRIPQDSARYHFFLYKHSHEGDYLESVVFIYSMPGYKCSIKERMLYSSCKSRLLDTVEQEFCLEIAKKIEIDDGAELTAEFLYEEVHPKQHAFKQAFAKPKGPVGKRGQKRLIKGPGENGEDS